CCCAGGTTTTCACAGTTCGTAAGGCATCGTATCCTCTGAATAATCCACATCGTCGGTGGAGAATTCAATTACCTGGCAGAATTCCACGGCTTCGAGTTGGTGTGCGCAGTTAGGCAGAACTGTGGCCATGTCACCTTGCCTCATTTCGAGGCTCCCTTTTGCCCCGGTTTCCAGATCAAAGTAACTGATTCGGCAATGACCTGAAATAACATAGAACATTTCGGTCTTGGACTTGTGATAGTGCCTGCCCCGGATGTTGCCCTCACCGGGATGTAGATCGAAGTATACCGGATTGTACACAGGCCCCACTGGATGCAAGATTGCCATCTCCCCGCGCTGTTCGACAATTCTTCTAGGGCTGTCTTTTTCTGCGCGGGAGGGAAGGAAAGTAAGTCTGATTTTTTCACTCATAAATTCTCGCCATTCTTATATCTGGAGCCTCAACGTGGAATCTGTCGGTAGTGAAACCCCGTGATACCAGTTCGCTATTATTCTCGTAACATCAAGGATAGCAGCTGTCATTGCGAGGAGCGAAGCGACGAGGCAATCTCTCGCCACTGAGATTGCTTCGGGCTCGACGCCCTCGCAATGACAACTTTCGGCAATGTTATATTTTTTATGGCGAATCGGTATGACATAACATGCCATGACATGGGAGTTTTTGGGAAGGGGTCCGGGGAGGGCGTTTTTGCAAAAACGTCCTCCCCGGAAATTTCCTGTATTCTCTGCTCCATCACCGCTTGCGGAAGATTACCACAGCCTGGTGTTTTTCTTTAGGGACCACGGATTGGTTGACCGAGAACAGAGTGGTTCCTTTGACGTAATCCCTTATGGTGTACGCATGATTGCTGACTTTCCCGCCCGGACAACTGTACAGACACGCTATGCAGCCGGAATGCCATTCAGGAATAAGGGCCTTGTTTCCACCGAAACGCATGTCGATACCTTTGCCAGCGGAGTCGTTCAGAAGTCCGGCCAGCGGCAACGGAGAAGGCAGTCCGTCCCACCAGACAAATACATCAACCGGCGAGCCTTCCACACGAGTGTCCGGAGCGGTGCTATTCGGGTCCTTGCGCTTGTTCCATGCTGCCATGGTCAGGTTGTTTCCGGGAATCGCACCGATGGACACCAGGGCGTCGTAAAAAGAACTGTCGTCGGCATAAGAGGACAGCAACGCCTCGCCGGCCGCTCCCCCACCCTTCCACACAACAGCGTGATAGTTGGGTGTCGATTTTAACCAACCGCCGGAAAAAGCCTGAGGCTGAAGTTCAGCCAGCAGTCGCACTTCGCCGGCCTTGGAGTCCACCTGGAGCGGATGCTTTTCGTCCAATCCGAACGGGTTCGCCGGTTCCGCCCATAGCTGGCCCGGGATGCCTCCGCCGAACCATGTAACCATAGCCAGAAAGCCAAGGAATCCCAGAGCCTTCCTGGCGCTCGCGGCAACCAAGTTAATTTTTATTGAAGACCGGGGCATTACCGAGGTTCACCTCCATGCCGAATCGTGACGCAAGAAAGGCCAACGGAAAATCACGCGTCCATTCTACCGATTTCATACCCTTCAGCGGACAGCATGCGCAGAATGCCCGCGACGTGTGGCACTCCGACGAACGCCACAGCGTCGCCCTCCCGCAGATACTCAAGCATCCTTTGGTACAAAATGGCATCGCGGCGCTCGATTATCCAGGGGTTACGGGTTGGAAACCTGTAAGGATTCCCCGAAAACTTGGCCAGGTCGGCTTCGAGGTACCATTTCACGAAATCCCGAGTATAGGATTTCCAGTGGTGGATTCGCCTCAGGAAGTCGATTATTTGCTCCGGCGAAAGGCTCTCGAGTACCTCAATCTGCTCTTCTATAGTTTCCAGAAACACTACATTCTTGCTCATGTCTCGTGCAAGGCCATAAGCTTCCATGTCAACGGAGTATTTCCATCCATTCTTTTCCAGGAACCTGTAATAAAGTGTGAAATATGCCATCCACGGTTTCATTCCTTTC
This portion of the Desulfomonile tiedjei genome encodes:
- a CDS encoding cupin domain-containing protein, with protein sequence MSEKIRLTFLPSRAEKDSPRRIVEQRGEMAILHPVGPVYNPVYFDLHPGEGNIRGRHYHKSKTEMFYVISGHCRISYFDLETGAKGSLEMRQGDMATVLPNCAHQLEAVEFCQVIEFSTDDVDYSEDTMPYEL
- a CDS encoding TraB/GumN family protein codes for the protein MLFRRFRDKRFKMVWQLQKNRRRSFLAGTAHFFPHSFKKSLAELLRGARTALFEGPLDESSMQQVVKAGLHDDTEECLLHGLDEQTILRITNVLAPTGSDRASLTALQFMATAPESFACSLVKGMKPWMAYFTLYYRFLEKNGWKYSVDMEAYGLARDMSKNVVFLETIEEQIEVLESLSPEQIIDFLRRIHHWKSYTRDFVKWYLEADLAKFSGNPYRFPTRNPWIIERRDAILYQRMLEYLREGDAVAFVGVPHVAGILRMLSAEGYEIGRMDA